One Helicoverpa armigera isolate CAAS_96S chromosome 12, ASM3070526v1, whole genome shotgun sequence DNA window includes the following coding sequences:
- the LOC110378025 gene encoding ras suppressor protein 1, whose product MSKAKKVIEEAKEINNPEIDLVDKGLSSLDEIPGLFSLANITRLSLSHNKIQVVPAALANLANLEILNLANNHITELPVSLSSLPKLRILNVSLNRLYGLPRGFGSFPVLEILDLTYNNLNEKNLPGNFFIMDSLRALYLGDNDFEYLPPEIGNLKNLQILSMRENDLIEVPRELGQLSRLRELHLQGNRLVVLPPEIGALDLASNKSVLRLEGNFWVPPIEDQLKLGPSHVLDYLRSETYKVLYSRHMSAKPPPPPQTLDKSKKASRAA is encoded by the exons ATGTCGAAAGCTAAAAAAGTTATCGAAGAAGCGAAGGAAATTAACAATCCTGAAATAGATTTGGTTGACAAAGGACTTTCTAGCCTCGACGAAATACCTGGATTGT TCAGTCTCGCCAACATAACTCGTCTATCTCTCAGCCATAACAAGATCCAAGTAGTTCCCGCTGCCCTCGCCAACCTCGCAAACTTAGAGATACTTAACCTTGCAAACAACCATATCACCGAGTTACCTGTCAGTCTATCTTCTTTACCAAAGCTACGTATCCTCAATGTCTCGCTTAACAGACTGTATGGACTGCCGAGAGGTTTTGGCTCATTCCCTGTTTTGGAAATCTTGGACTTGACATATAATAATTTGAATGAGAAGAATCTACCTGGGAACTTCTTTATTAtgg ACAGTCTCCGTGCACTGTACCTTGGAGACAATGACTTTGAGTACCTGCCTCCAGAAATTGGCAACCTAAAGAATTTGCAAATT CTATCAATGCGGGAGAATGATCTGATCGAGGTACCTCGTGAGCTGGGGCAGCTCTCCAGACTGAGGGAACTGCATCTACAAGGCAACAGGCTTGTTGTACTGCCTCCAGAGATTg GTGCTCTAGACCTGGCCAGCAACAAGTCGGTGCTGCGGCTGGAGGGCAACTTCTGGGTGCCGCCCATTGAAGACCAGCTCAAGTTGGGACCCTCACACGTGCTCGACTATCTGCGCTCTGAGACTTACAAAGT TCTATACAGTCGTCACATGTCAGCcaagccgccgccgccgccgcaaaCACTGGACAAGAGCAAGAAGGCGAGCAGGGCCGCATAA
- the LOC110378024 gene encoding nuclear envelope integral membrane protein encodes MGEYGRYLLLLLLFVVASFTRAQSLPYDVHWLGGPTTIERDGSPSLRKATDIYCYTGTSKNLFALWQTVKFHIRIRNDQFRQYFAESPEEVFKEYTEDSYGWSSVVNPFQRKPQKSVSVSLFTPTCMAINTKEKHTIELQVLRVDLWRVILMAAGVALIFSSRALCGNPVFFYLCGIFVGVFASFMVLVYYISKLLPRKTLTYGILIGGWTVGVYLFQQVWENMRTLLLTYQTYMFWYTLVISFVSFLVCYRIGPPKNERSKNMVMWTLQIVGVLMVFFSSEYQEASAAVIIASLVSKYFPQSLLNRIQGYWRRKFPPKPRLLTSEEYYEEGARETKMALENLRKYCSSPDCAQWKVMLKLNDSKRFASFVEGNSHLSDDEVLDYEAYAFSLERTRKPVPMANSTRNMEISDDDTDSDDD; translated from the exons ATGGGCGAATACGGACGCTActtgttgttattattattgtttgttgtgGCATCATTTACGCGAGCTCAGTCATTACCGTACGATG tgcaCTGGCTAGGGGGGCCTACTACAATAGAAAGAGATGGCTCACCATCTCTTAGAAAAGCAACAGACATTTACTGCTACACAGGCACTTCTAAGAACTTGTTTGCTTTGTGGCAAACTGTGAAA tttCACATAAGAATAAGGAATGACCAGTTCCGTCAATACTTTGCGGAGAGCCCAGAAGAGGTTTTTAAAGAATACACTGAAGACAGCTATGGCTGGTCGTCAGTTGTCAACCCATTTCAGAGGAAGCCACAGAAATCTGTGTCTGTCAGCCTTTTCACTCCAACTTGTATGGCTATCAACACGAAAGAGAAGCATACTATTGAATTGCAGGTTTTGA GAGTGGACTTATGGCGCGTAATACTAATGGCGGCGGGCGTCGCTCTGATATTCTCGTCGCGAGCTCTGTGCGGCAATCCTGTATTCTTCTACCTGTGCGGCATATTTGTGGGAGTGTTCGCTTCTTTCATGGTGCTCGTGTATTATATCAGCAAATTGCTGCCTAGG AAAACGTTAACATACGGCATTCTAATCGGCGGCTGGACGGTGGGCGTGTACCTATTCCAGCAAGTTTGGGAGAACATGCGAACGTTACTGCTCACGTACCAAACGTACATGTTTTGGTACACGCTGGTCATTAGCTTTGTTAGTTTTCTGGTCTGCTATAGAATAGGGCCGCCGAAGAATGAGAGGAGCAAGAATATGGTTATGTGGACTTTGCAG ATAGTAGGCGTGCTAATGGTATTCTTCAGCAGCGAGTATCAAGAAGCGTCGGCTGCTGTCATCATCGCGTCATTAGTGTCCAAATACTTCCCGCAATCCTTGCTCAACAGGATCCAGGGATATTG GCGTCGTAAATTCCCGCCGAAACCGCGCTTACTGACAAGCGAAGAGTACTACGAAGAAGGTGCTCGAGAAACAAAGATGGCGCTCGAGAATCTCAGGAAATACTGCTCCAGTCCTGACTGTGCTCAGTGGAAGGTCATGCTCAAGTTAAATGACTCTAAGAG GTTTGCAAGCTTCGTAGAAGGCAATTCCCATTTAAGTGACGACGAAGTTCTAGACTACGAGGCATACGCCTTCTCTCTCGAACGTACTCGCAAACCAGTTCCCATGGCCAACTCAACCAGAAACATGGAGATATCTGACGATGATACGGACTCGGATGATGATTGA
- the LOC110378005 gene encoding myosin heavy chain 95F isoform X2, with amino-acid sequence MTMDKQLVWVRDPNEGFILARLHELMGEEADVFPIDNKYPKRVCSFEDIFPAGDPVKDVDDNCELMFLNEATLLNNILTRYKKSKIYTYVANILLAVNPYEDIPDMYSSNTIKKYQGKSLGELPPHVFAIADKAFRDMKSLKMSQSIIVSGESGAGKTESTKYILKYLCDLWAKGAGPVEQKILDANPILEAFGNAKTTRNNNSSRFGKFMEVHFNNKYQVVGGHISHYLLEKSRICTQSAEERNYHVFYLLCAGAPQDLRTTLKLTKPDEYLYLKNGCTQYFTSPASDKKINANSMSKQHQAKGGLRDPILDDVEDFERLNQALSRVGLTADEKLAVYKVVAAVLHLGNVEFEEESGARGGCGVAPKSEPALQAAASLLGIDPAALRLSLVSRLMQSSRGGAKGTAIMVPLKTYEANNARDALAKAVYSRLFDYIVHRINTSIPFQASAYYIGVLDIAGFEYFQMNSFEQFCINYCNEKLQQFFNERILKNEQELYKREGLNVPEIRFVDNQDCIDLIESKNHGIFHLLDEESKLPKPEFGHFTHSVHKQLGVNNNRLQLPRSSRLKAHRTLRDDEGFLLRHFAGAVCYNTNQFIEKNNDALHASLEFLVQESSSQLVQQLFQNTDNNNAKGKLNFISVGAKFQAQLSQLMDKLKENGTNFVRCIKPNSRMVGRTSEGGLVLTQLQCSGTTAVLELMEHGYPSRAPFHDLHSMYKAYLPPKLQALSPKLFCEAMVHSLGLSDKDYKFGVTRVFFRPGKYSEFDTMMKSDPENLKSIVEAVLSWLVKSRWRKSIFAVLSIIKLKNKIVYRRECLILLQKTIRGHLVRRQHRPRYKGIAKINALQHNLKDMDTVTAQLKKDKDVAQRNIENLRNSIRNACAAIKSNPKITHAEIDKLYTKLTKDVETQMASLQKAMIDQKNRDEQERLRKIEAEMRAAEEAKKREQDRLKQEEEHRRLKAEMEARRKAEETERLRLEEQDRIAALKLQKQMEDAAKADQENRERLEQERRDHEMAVRLAKETNGHVEGSPPQLRRSERVRMQQAMQGKQKYDLSKWKYSELRDTINTSCDIELLEACRHEFHRRLKVYHAWKAKNARKTTLHDQERAPQSIMDAAKSPRIAQKGEILGARHRYFRIPFVRAGAADAERRGWWYAHFDGQYVARQMELHPDKTPVLLQAGVDDMQMCELSLEETGLTRKRGAEILEHEFEREWARHGGPPYPADTRKR; translated from the exons ATGACGATGGACAAACAACTGGTGTGGGTGCGGGACCCCAACGAGGGGTTCATTCTCGCGCGCCTCCATGAGCTCATGGGGGAAGAAGCGGACGTGTTCCCCATAGACAACAAGTACCCCAAGAGGGTCTGCAGCTTCGAAGACATATTCCCCGCTGGAGACCCTGTCAAAGATGTTGATGATAACT gtGAACTAATGTTCCTGAACGAAGCGACGCTACTAAACAACATCCTAACACGTTACAAGAAAAGCAAGATTTAC aCATACGTAGCCAACATTCTGCTTGCCGTCAATCCTTACGAGGACATCCCCGACATGTATTCTTCAAACACCATCAAGAAGTACCAGGGGAAATCCTTGGGGGAATTACCTCCTCATGTTTTTGCTATTG CCGACAAAGCCTTCCGTGACATGAAATCTTTAAAGATGTCGCAATCGATCATCGTCTCCGGTGAGTCTGGTGCCGGTAAGACTGAGTCTACGAAATACATATTGAAGTACTTGTGTGATCTATGGGCTAAAGGAGCAGGACCTGTCGAACAGAAGATTTTGGATG CCAACCCAATCCTAGAAGCATTCGGTAACGCGAAAACGACCCGCAACAACAACAGTTCGCGTTTCGGCAAATTCATGGAGGTTCACTTCAACAACAAATACCAAGTGGTGGGAGGTCATATCTCCCACTACCTTCTAGAAAAGTCTAGAATATGCACGCAGAGTGCTGAAGAGAGGAACTATCATGTGTTCTATCTGCTTTGCGCGGGAGCACCGCAGGATTTGAGGACGACGTTGAAACTTACGAAGCCTGATGAATATTTG TACTTGAAAAACGGTTGCACCCAATACTTCACAAGTCCTGCCTCTGACAAGAAGATCAATGCTAACAGTATGAGCAAACAACATCAGGCTAAAGGTGGACTCAGAGATCCCATTCTTGATGATGTTGAGGACTTTGAGAGGCTTAATCAG GCTTTATCCCGTGTAGGCTTAACAGCTGACGAGAAGCTAGCCGTATACAAGGTAGTAGCAGCTGTACTACACTTAGGTAACGTAGAATTTGAAGAAGAGAGCGGGGCTCGGGGTGGTTGTGGTGTAGCGCCGAAGAGTGAACCCGCATTGCAAGCCGCGGCCAGTTTACTGGGAATTGATCCCGCGGCCTTGCGTCTGTCGCTTGTTTCGCGTCTTATGCAAAGCAGTCGCGGTGGAGCTAAGGGTACTGCTATCAT GGTTCCTCTAAAGACGTACGAAGCTAACAACGCCCGTGATGCTCTCGCTAAGGCCGTGTACAGCCGTCTGTTCGACTACATCGTACATCGCATCAACACCAGTATTCCCTTCCAAGCGTCCGCCTATTATATTGGTGTACTTGATATCGCTGGATTTG AATACTTCCAAATGAACAGCTTCGAGCAGTTTTGCATCAACTACTGCAATGAGAAACTACAACAGTTCTTCAACGAGCGTATTCTTAAGAACGAACAGGAGTTGTACAAACGCGAAGGTCTCAACGTCCCGGAGATCAGATTCGTTGACAACCAGGATTGTATTG ATTTAATAGAAAGCAAGAACCACGGTATCTTCCATTTACTTGATGAAGAGTCGAAGCTACCGAAACCCGAGTTCGGACACTTCACACATTCCGTTCACAAGCAATTGGGCGTTAATAATAACAG GTTACAATTGCCTCGTTCATCGCGACTGAAGGCTCACCGTACATTGAGAGATGACGAAGGATTCTTGTTGCGTCACTTTGCTGGAGCCGTCTGTTATAACacg AACCAATTCATAGAAAAGAACAACGATGCTCTCCACGCATCCTTAGAGTTCCTAGTCCAGGAATCAAGCAGTCAACTGGTCCAACAACTATTCCAAAATACCGACAACAACAACGCCAAGGGCAAGCTGAACTTCATCTCTGTTGGCGCCAAGTTCCAGGCTCAGCTGTCGCAGTTGATGGACAAGCTGAAGGAGAAC GGCACAAACTTCGTCCGCTGCATAAAGCCCAACTCCCGCATGGTAGGGCGTACCTCCGAAGGCGGGCTCGTGCTGACGCAGCTGCAGTGCAGCGGCACCACGGCCGTGCTGGAGCTCATGGAGCACGGCTACCCGTCCCGCGCCCCCTTCCACGACCTGCACTCCATGTATAAGGCATATCTACCGCCCAAGCTGCAGGCCTTGTCTCCGAAGCTGTTCTGTGAG GCCATGGTCCACAGTCTGGGTCTCTCAGACAAAGACTACAAGTTCGGCGTGACGCGAGTGTTCTTCCGTCCGGGCAAGTACTCCGAGTTCGACACCATGATGAAGTCGGACCCGGAGAACTTGAAGTCGATCGTGGAAGCCGTGCTGTCGTGGCTTGTGAAGTCGCGCTGGAGGAAGTCGATCTTTGCTGTGCTGTCGATTATTAAAT TAAAGAACAAAATCGTATACCGTCGTGAATGCCTCATCCTTCTACAAAAGACGATCCGAGGCCACCTCGTCCGGCGCCAACACCGTCCGCGGTACAAAGGCATCGCCAAGATCAATGCTTTACAACACAACCTCAAAGATATGGATACTGTCACTGCACAGCTCAAGAAGGACAAAGATGTGGCTCAAAGGAATATCGAGAACTTGAGGAACTCTATTAGGAATGCTTGTGCTGCTATTAAG TCTAATCCTAAAATCACTCATGCTGAAATCGACAAGCTGTACACAAAGTTGACCAAAGATGTTGAAACGCAAATGGCTTCGCTACAAAAGGCTATGATTGACCAGAAGAATAG agatGAACAAGAGAGGCTGCGTAAGATCGAAGCTGAGATGCGAGCAGCTGAAGAGGCTAAGAAACGCGAACAAGATAGGCTCAAACAGGAGGAGGAACATCGTAGACT TAAAGCGGAGATGGAAGCTCGTCGCAAGGCGGAGGAGACGGAGCGGCTGCGGCTGGAGGAGCAGGACCGTATCGCTGCACTCAAGCTGCAGAAACAGATGGAGGACGCCGCCAAAGCTGACCAGGAGAATAGAGAGAG GTTAGAACAAGAGAGAAGAGACCACGAAATGGCAGTACGACTAGCTAAAGAAACAAATGGACATGTAGAAGGTTCCCCGCCACAGTTACGCAG GTCGGAACGAGTGAGAATGCAGCAAGCCATGCAAGGCAAGCAAAAGTACGATCTATCTAAGTGGAAGTATTCGGAATTACGTGATACTATTAATACTTCTTGTGATATTGAACTTTTGGAG GCATGTCGTCACGAGTTCCACCGTCGCCTGAAGGTGTACCACGCGTGGAAGGCCAAGAACGCGCGCAAGACCACCCTCCACGACCAGGAGCGGGCGCCGCAGAGCATCATGGATGCTG CAAAGAGTCCCCGCATAGCCCAAAAGGGCGAGATCCTAGGCGCCCGTCACCGCTACTTCCGCATCCCGTTCGTCCGCGCGGGCGCCGCCGACGCCGAGCGGCGCGGCTGGTGGTACGCGCACTTCGACGGACAGTACGTCGCCCGCCAGATGGAGCTGCATCCGGACAAGACGCCGGTGCTGCTGCAAGCTG GCGTGGATGACATGCAGATGTGCGAGCTGAGCCTGGAGGAGACGGGGCTGACGCGCAAGCGCGGCGCTGAGATACTCGAGCACGAGTTCGAGCGAGAGTGGGCCCGCCATGGCGGACCGCCATACCCCGCTGATACTCGCAAGCGCTAG
- the LOC110378005 gene encoding myosin heavy chain 95F isoform X1 — protein sequence MTMDKQLVWVRDPNEGFILARLHELMGEEADVFPIDNKYPKRVCSFEDIFPAGDPVKDVDDNCELMFLNEATLLNNILTRYKKSKIYTYVANILLAVNPYEDIPDMYSSNTIKKYQGKSLGELPPHVFAIADKAFRDMKSLKMSQSIIVSGESGAGKTESTKYILKYLCDLWAKGAGPVEQKILDANPILEAFGNAKTTRNNNSSRFGKFMEVHFNNKYQVVGGHISHYLLEKSRICTQSAEERNYHVFYLLCAGAPQDLRTTLKLTKPDEYLYLKNGCTQYFTSPASDKKINANSMSKQHQAKGGLRDPILDDVEDFERLNQALSRVGLTADEKLAVYKVVAAVLHLGNVEFEEESGARGGCGVAPKSEPALQAAASLLGIDPAALRLSLVSRLMQSSRGGAKGTAIMVPLKTYEANNARDALAKAVYSRLFDYIVHRINTSIPFQASAYYIGVLDIAGFEYFQMNSFEQFCINYCNEKLQQFFNERILKNEQELYKREGLNVPEIRFVDNQDCIDLIESKNHGIFHLLDEESKLPKPEFGHFTHSVHKQLGVNNNRLQLPRSSRLKAHRTLRDDEGFLLRHFAGAVCYNTNQFIEKNNDALHASLEFLVQESSSQLVQQLFQNTDNNNAKGKLNFISVGAKFQAQLSQLMDKLKENGTNFVRCIKPNSRMVGRTSEGGLVLTQLQCSGTTAVLELMEHGYPSRAPFHDLHSMYKAYLPPKLQALSPKLFCEAMVHSLGLSDKDYKFGVTRVFFRPGKYSEFDTMMKSDPENLKSIVEAVLSWLVKSRWRKSIFAVLSIIKLKNKIVYRRECLILLQKTIRGHLVRRQHRPRYKGIAKINALQHNLKDMDTVTAQLKKDKDVAQRNIENLRNSIRNACAAIKSNPKITHAEIDKLYTKLTKDVETQMASLQKAMIDQKNRDEQERLRKIEAEMRAAEEAKKREQDRLKQEEEHRRLKAEMEARRKAEETERLRLEEQDRIAALKLQKQMEDAAKADQENRERLEQERRDHEMAVRLAKETNGHVEGSPPQLRSFPTSETINGENKLNRSERVRMQQAMQGKQKYDLSKWKYSELRDTINTSCDIELLEACRHEFHRRLKVYHAWKAKNARKTTLHDQERAPQSIMDAAKSPRIAQKGEILGARHRYFRIPFVRAGAADAERRGWWYAHFDGQYVARQMELHPDKTPVLLQAGVDDMQMCELSLEETGLTRKRGAEILEHEFEREWARHGGPPYPADTRKR from the exons ATGACGATGGACAAACAACTGGTGTGGGTGCGGGACCCCAACGAGGGGTTCATTCTCGCGCGCCTCCATGAGCTCATGGGGGAAGAAGCGGACGTGTTCCCCATAGACAACAAGTACCCCAAGAGGGTCTGCAGCTTCGAAGACATATTCCCCGCTGGAGACCCTGTCAAAGATGTTGATGATAACT gtGAACTAATGTTCCTGAACGAAGCGACGCTACTAAACAACATCCTAACACGTTACAAGAAAAGCAAGATTTAC aCATACGTAGCCAACATTCTGCTTGCCGTCAATCCTTACGAGGACATCCCCGACATGTATTCTTCAAACACCATCAAGAAGTACCAGGGGAAATCCTTGGGGGAATTACCTCCTCATGTTTTTGCTATTG CCGACAAAGCCTTCCGTGACATGAAATCTTTAAAGATGTCGCAATCGATCATCGTCTCCGGTGAGTCTGGTGCCGGTAAGACTGAGTCTACGAAATACATATTGAAGTACTTGTGTGATCTATGGGCTAAAGGAGCAGGACCTGTCGAACAGAAGATTTTGGATG CCAACCCAATCCTAGAAGCATTCGGTAACGCGAAAACGACCCGCAACAACAACAGTTCGCGTTTCGGCAAATTCATGGAGGTTCACTTCAACAACAAATACCAAGTGGTGGGAGGTCATATCTCCCACTACCTTCTAGAAAAGTCTAGAATATGCACGCAGAGTGCTGAAGAGAGGAACTATCATGTGTTCTATCTGCTTTGCGCGGGAGCACCGCAGGATTTGAGGACGACGTTGAAACTTACGAAGCCTGATGAATATTTG TACTTGAAAAACGGTTGCACCCAATACTTCACAAGTCCTGCCTCTGACAAGAAGATCAATGCTAACAGTATGAGCAAACAACATCAGGCTAAAGGTGGACTCAGAGATCCCATTCTTGATGATGTTGAGGACTTTGAGAGGCTTAATCAG GCTTTATCCCGTGTAGGCTTAACAGCTGACGAGAAGCTAGCCGTATACAAGGTAGTAGCAGCTGTACTACACTTAGGTAACGTAGAATTTGAAGAAGAGAGCGGGGCTCGGGGTGGTTGTGGTGTAGCGCCGAAGAGTGAACCCGCATTGCAAGCCGCGGCCAGTTTACTGGGAATTGATCCCGCGGCCTTGCGTCTGTCGCTTGTTTCGCGTCTTATGCAAAGCAGTCGCGGTGGAGCTAAGGGTACTGCTATCAT GGTTCCTCTAAAGACGTACGAAGCTAACAACGCCCGTGATGCTCTCGCTAAGGCCGTGTACAGCCGTCTGTTCGACTACATCGTACATCGCATCAACACCAGTATTCCCTTCCAAGCGTCCGCCTATTATATTGGTGTACTTGATATCGCTGGATTTG AATACTTCCAAATGAACAGCTTCGAGCAGTTTTGCATCAACTACTGCAATGAGAAACTACAACAGTTCTTCAACGAGCGTATTCTTAAGAACGAACAGGAGTTGTACAAACGCGAAGGTCTCAACGTCCCGGAGATCAGATTCGTTGACAACCAGGATTGTATTG ATTTAATAGAAAGCAAGAACCACGGTATCTTCCATTTACTTGATGAAGAGTCGAAGCTACCGAAACCCGAGTTCGGACACTTCACACATTCCGTTCACAAGCAATTGGGCGTTAATAATAACAG GTTACAATTGCCTCGTTCATCGCGACTGAAGGCTCACCGTACATTGAGAGATGACGAAGGATTCTTGTTGCGTCACTTTGCTGGAGCCGTCTGTTATAACacg AACCAATTCATAGAAAAGAACAACGATGCTCTCCACGCATCCTTAGAGTTCCTAGTCCAGGAATCAAGCAGTCAACTGGTCCAACAACTATTCCAAAATACCGACAACAACAACGCCAAGGGCAAGCTGAACTTCATCTCTGTTGGCGCCAAGTTCCAGGCTCAGCTGTCGCAGTTGATGGACAAGCTGAAGGAGAAC GGCACAAACTTCGTCCGCTGCATAAAGCCCAACTCCCGCATGGTAGGGCGTACCTCCGAAGGCGGGCTCGTGCTGACGCAGCTGCAGTGCAGCGGCACCACGGCCGTGCTGGAGCTCATGGAGCACGGCTACCCGTCCCGCGCCCCCTTCCACGACCTGCACTCCATGTATAAGGCATATCTACCGCCCAAGCTGCAGGCCTTGTCTCCGAAGCTGTTCTGTGAG GCCATGGTCCACAGTCTGGGTCTCTCAGACAAAGACTACAAGTTCGGCGTGACGCGAGTGTTCTTCCGTCCGGGCAAGTACTCCGAGTTCGACACCATGATGAAGTCGGACCCGGAGAACTTGAAGTCGATCGTGGAAGCCGTGCTGTCGTGGCTTGTGAAGTCGCGCTGGAGGAAGTCGATCTTTGCTGTGCTGTCGATTATTAAAT TAAAGAACAAAATCGTATACCGTCGTGAATGCCTCATCCTTCTACAAAAGACGATCCGAGGCCACCTCGTCCGGCGCCAACACCGTCCGCGGTACAAAGGCATCGCCAAGATCAATGCTTTACAACACAACCTCAAAGATATGGATACTGTCACTGCACAGCTCAAGAAGGACAAAGATGTGGCTCAAAGGAATATCGAGAACTTGAGGAACTCTATTAGGAATGCTTGTGCTGCTATTAAG TCTAATCCTAAAATCACTCATGCTGAAATCGACAAGCTGTACACAAAGTTGACCAAAGATGTTGAAACGCAAATGGCTTCGCTACAAAAGGCTATGATTGACCAGAAGAATAG agatGAACAAGAGAGGCTGCGTAAGATCGAAGCTGAGATGCGAGCAGCTGAAGAGGCTAAGAAACGCGAACAAGATAGGCTCAAACAGGAGGAGGAACATCGTAGACT TAAAGCGGAGATGGAAGCTCGTCGCAAGGCGGAGGAGACGGAGCGGCTGCGGCTGGAGGAGCAGGACCGTATCGCTGCACTCAAGCTGCAGAAACAGATGGAGGACGCCGCCAAAGCTGACCAGGAGAATAGAGAGAG GTTAGAACAAGAGAGAAGAGACCACGAAATGGCAGTACGACTAGCTAAAGAAACAAATGGACATGTAGAAGGTTCCCCGCCACAGTTACGCAG TTTTCCTACCTCGGAGACAATCAATGGAGAGAATAAATTGAACAG GTCGGAACGAGTGAGAATGCAGCAAGCCATGCAAGGCAAGCAAAAGTACGATCTATCTAAGTGGAAGTATTCGGAATTACGTGATACTATTAATACTTCTTGTGATATTGAACTTTTGGAG GCATGTCGTCACGAGTTCCACCGTCGCCTGAAGGTGTACCACGCGTGGAAGGCCAAGAACGCGCGCAAGACCACCCTCCACGACCAGGAGCGGGCGCCGCAGAGCATCATGGATGCTG CAAAGAGTCCCCGCATAGCCCAAAAGGGCGAGATCCTAGGCGCCCGTCACCGCTACTTCCGCATCCCGTTCGTCCGCGCGGGCGCCGCCGACGCCGAGCGGCGCGGCTGGTGGTACGCGCACTTCGACGGACAGTACGTCGCCCGCCAGATGGAGCTGCATCCGGACAAGACGCCGGTGCTGCTGCAAGCTG GCGTGGATGACATGCAGATGTGCGAGCTGAGCCTGGAGGAGACGGGGCTGACGCGCAAGCGCGGCGCTGAGATACTCGAGCACGAGTTCGAGCGAGAGTGGGCCCGCCATGGCGGACCGCCATACCCCGCTGATACTCGCAAGCGCTAG